The following coding sequences lie in one Rutidosis leptorrhynchoides isolate AG116_Rl617_1_P2 chromosome 4, CSIRO_AGI_Rlap_v1, whole genome shotgun sequence genomic window:
- the LOC139843078 gene encoding uncharacterized protein translates to MEDAADFTPLAMLNDSRRNWRVRVKVFVNWRKTYFNNPYSAMSLELILIDNLFHRNRTSHAPKNFPARLGVCFPAYLKPLRSESGDGLIPAIIAPPPTNPSTERLFGAFGKIDTRRSYDFLRSCPSGSGAGRSVGPRSGNRLARLGRIRVGSWNVGTLTGKRYELVETLRECKVDILCVQETRWKGRGAARINDYKLWFSGSRVARNGVGIIIGPPYNEYVVDVGRRSDRIMSVRLVIQEVTFTVICAYAPHAGRGDAEKRHFWESLDAVVRMCPSDHSLLIGGDLNGHIGSDVEGYAGVHGGFGYGARNEEGLSILEFAVAHDLAVVNSFFKKRDAQLATFHSGGHSTQIDYLLIRKGDLRTCGDCKVLTAWTCSSQHRLLVMDLVLQRRATKSVRQAQPKILWKKLNGEKAETFKTTVIGRVDADLEMISNDDTDQMWNCLASSIREVAKETLGVALGTCRGHRAVRESWWFSEEVQSKVALKQLRFRELIAGGEGTPTDRIRAVERYKEAKREAKKAVALAKENAYEDLYKKLDSKEGANDIYKIAKARERRRMDLDNIKFIKNEDGQTLVKEDEIRKRWEEYFSSLFVVGRPERHEDLQDADIEQSHNSIDCERISEEEVRLALRKMGRNKSVGPDQIPIEAWRCLGDTGVRWLTCLFNKTFRSSKMPMEWRLSETIPIYKNKGDAQCCGAKSCVRTPVGNTEVFPIEVGLHQGSALSPFLFALIIDELSRGIQECIPWCLIFADDIVLVSDSKEELNRRLEQWRVALESNGLYISRQKTEYLSCDFDRNVDEQSDGVNICIGDQILHPQTSFRYLGSVLHKSGRIDEDVSHRIKTHASMV, encoded by the exons ATGGAGGATGCTGCAGACTTCACACCACTGGCCATGCTTAACGATTCGAGGAGAAACTGGAGAGTTCGTGTTAAGGTTTTTGTGAACTGGAGAAAAACTTATTTCAACAATCCCTACTCTGCCATGTCATTGGAGTTGATACTTATCGACAACCTG TTTCACCGGAATCGGACTAGCCACGCGCCGAAAAATTTTCCGGCAAGACTTGGTGTTTGTTTCCCGGCCTATCTCAAACCTCTCCGGTCTGAATCCGGCGACGGTCTGATTCCGGCGATTATTGCACCACCGCCTACGAATCCGTCTACGGAAAGACTCTTTGGTGCT TTTGGTAAGATAGACACTAGACGTTCTTATGATTTCTTAAGGTCATGTCCTTCTGGTTCTGGGGCGGGTAGGTCGGTTGGGCCTAGAAGCGGCAATAGGTTAGCGAGGTTGGGTAGGATTAGAGTGGGTAGTTGGAATGTGGGAACTTTGACCGGCAAGCGGTATGAACTGGTCGAGACTTTACGAGAATGCAAAGTGGACATTTTGTGCGTCCAAGAGACTAGATGGAAAGGTCGAGGGGCGGCTAGGATCAATGACTACAAGTTGTGGTTCTCGGGATCGAGAGTAGCTAGGAATGGGGTTGGAATCATTATTGGCCCACCCTACAACGAGTATGTTGTGGATGTAGGTAGACGGAGCGACAGGATTATGTCGGTTAGGTTGGTTATTCAGGAGGTGACTTTCACGGTAATTTGCGCTTACGCACCCCATGCGGGCCGTGGAGATGCTGAAAAGAGACACTTCTGGGAATCGTTAGACGCGGTTGTGAGGATGTGCCCTTCGGACCATAGTTTACTTATTGGTGGAGATCTCAATGGCCATATAGGATCTGATGTTGAGGGATATGCGGGAGTCCACGGGGGTTTTGGGTACGGAGCTAGAAATGAGGAAGGACTCTCTATTCTTGAATTTGCTGTTGCCCACGACTTGGCAGTTGTGAATTCGTTTTTCAAGAAGAGGGATGCTCAGTTAGCAACTTTTCATAGCGGAGGTCATAGTACCCAGATTGACTACCTGTTAATTCGCAAAGGGGATCTTAGGACTTGTGGAGACTGTAAGGTCCTGACTGCCTGGACATGCTCCTCCCAGCACAGACTGTTGGTCATGGATTTGGTTCTCCAGAGACGGGCCACCAAGAGTGTGAGACAAGCCCAACCTAAGATCTTGTGGAAGAAGTTGAACGGAGAGAAGGCAGAGACCTTTAAAACTACGGTTATAGGTAGAGTGGATGCTGATTTAGAAATGATATCCAATGATGACACGGATCAGATGTGGAATTGTCTGGCGTCCTCCATTAGAGAGGTAGCCAAGGAAACCCTAGGTGTGGCTCTAGGTACATGTAGAGGCCATAGGGCTGTTAGAGAATCATGGTGGTTCAGTGAAGAGGTTCAAAGCAAAGTTGCGCTTAAGCAActaaggtttagggagctcattgCTGGTGGGGAGGGGACTCCGACGGATAGAATTAGGGCTGTAGAGAGATATAAAGAAGccaaaagagaagctaagaaggctgtAGCCCTAGCAAAAGAAAATGCATATGAAGATCTGTATAAGAAACTTGACTCCAAAGAGGGAGCTAATGATATTTACAagatagccaaagctagggagcgaagaCGCATGGATCTtgataacatcaagtttatcaaaaATGAAGATGGTCAAACTTTAGTTAAGGAAGAcgaaattaggaaaagatgggaagagtaTTTCTCATCTCTCTTCGTAGTGGGAAGACCAGAGCGCCACGAGGACTTACAAGACGCTGATATAGAACAATCCCATAACAGCATAGATTGCGAGAGGATTAGCGAAGAGGAAGTAAGATTggcactacgaaagatggggagaaataaATCAGTGGGACCGGATCAGATCCCTATTGAGGCGTGGCGGTGCCTGGGCGACACTGGTGTTAGATGGCTGACTTGCCTTTTTAACAAGACGTTTCGAAGCTCTaaaatgcctatggaatggagactgaGTGAGACTATTCCCATCTATAAGAACAAGGGGGATGCTCAATGTTGCg GGGCGAAGTCTTGTGTTCGAACACCGGTGGGAAATACTGAAGTTTTCCCAATAGAAGTAGGCCTGcaccagggatcggcccttagcccttTCCTTTTCGCTTTGATCATTGATGAACTTTCTCGAGGGATACAAGAATGCATCCCTTGGTGcctgatttttgccgatgatattgtgctCGTTTCGGATTCTAAGGAGGAGCTTAATAGAAGGCTGGAGCAATGGAGGGTGGCCTTAGAAAGTAACGGTCTATACATTAGTAGACAAAAGACAGAATATCTTAGTTGCGATTTTGATAGGAATGTTGATGAACAAAGTGATGGAGTGAACATCTGTATTggagaccagatcttgcatccaCAAACTTCGTTTAGATACCTGGGCTCGGTGCTAcacaaatcggggaggatagatGAAGACGTGTCGCACCGAATTAAG ACCCATGCATCGATGGTGTAA